The Apium graveolens cultivar Ventura unplaced genomic scaffold, ASM990537v1 ctg3724, whole genome shotgun sequence genome has a window encoding:
- the LOC141701311 gene encoding bifunctional aspartate aminotransferase and glutamate/aspartate-prephenate aminotransferase-like, protein MFNEEEIKTGDYSSALTILYQMEAAERMAIVRDSMVELVFKYSMVELVFKYSMAFAMTGWRLGYIAGPKLFVSACYKIQSQFTSGASSISQKAAVAALGLGYAGGEEVSTMVKAFRERRDFLVKSFGELEGVPIRRCASGIRLCKCRPVH, encoded by the exons ATGTTTAATGAGGAAGAAATTAAAACAGGTGATTATTCCAGTGCACTAACCATATTATATCAAATGGAGGCCGCTGAAAGGATGGCAA TTGTTCGTGACTCCATGGTGGAGCTTGTCTTCAAATACTCCATGGTGGAGCTTGTCTTCAAATACTCCATG GCTTTTGCAATGACTGGTTGGAGACTTGGATATATTGCTGGTCCCAAACTCTTTGTTTCAGCATGTTATAAGATTCAAAGCCAG TTCACATCAGGTGCCAGCAGCATATCTCAGAAAGCAGCTGTTGCTGCTTTAGGACTAGGCTATGCAGGTGGAGAGGAAGTTTCAACAATGGTAAAAGCATTTCGCGAGCGACGAGATTTTCTTGTGAAAAGCTTTGGGGAATTAGAAGGTGTGCCAATTAGAAGGTGTGCTTCGGGGATTAGGCTATGTAAATGTAGGCCAGTACATTAG